The Maridesulfovibrio salexigens DSM 2638 region ACTGCTCCCAGCCATAGTATTGCTCGCATTGCAAGTTCTGATTGTCCCTTGTGCTCTTGCTTATAATTCCACCTTGCCTACTTTCCCTGACTTTTCGGAACAGGGAACCGATAATGAGCCAGATCTCCATAAAACTATGCAGGGCACATTTAAGGTGGTTTTTTCCCCGCGCAAAGAAGTCATTCTTTCTGCGGAGGTGGATTCCACAGTCAGCCTCGTTGCAAAGGAGTTCGGGCAATCCTTCAAAAAGGGGCAGGTACTGATCAAACTGAACCCGGAAATGTTTGTCTGGCGACAGGATAAGGCCAAAGCCCTCCACAAAAAGGCTGCAGAAACCTTCAAGGTTATCGAAAATCTGTACAAAGACAAATCCCGTTCCATCATTGATTTGGAAGAAGCCCGTGCAGATTTGACCATTTCCAAAGCTAATATGCGTATTGCCAGTAAGGAAGTAGGGTTTTGCACCATCAAGGCTCCTTATTCCGGCCGGGTTGAAAGGCTGCTGGTGGATGAACGGGAATGGGTGGAAGCAGGCACTCCGCTGATTAAAATTGTTAGCGATTCGGTGTTGCTGGCCCGCACATTGGTGCCGTGGAATGAGCTAAAGTCCTTTCCCATTGGGAAACAGGTAGATATTGAGCTGACTAGCGGTGAGACAGTGAAAGGGAAAGTCTCCCACGTAGGCGCGGTTATGGACTCCGCCAGTCAGACCTTTGAAGTGAAGATCGAAGTGCCCAACTCAAAACGAAAACTCAAATGCGGCATGACCGGCCATATTCCTACGCCCATAGCCAAGGTTGCTGAGCGATGAGTAATGAACAGCACCCGGCAATGATCTTGCACCAGCTTTCCACGGAATTGCTGGCTGCGGAAAACCTGAAGCAACTTTATTTTCGACTGCTAAACCGTTCTATTTCGCTTTGTCCTTATAAACGGGCCGTGCTGTTCAAGGTTGATGGGAAGCGCGCAAACTTTTTGGCTGTATCCGGTAAATCCGGAGTGGATGCTTATTCCGAAATGGTCGAAAAATGGGAATCTTTAGCCTCGTCACTTTCTGGCAAAGATAAACCGCAATTGCTGAACGAAGGCGTATTTTCCGATCAAGAAGCGCAGAATTGGAAATTTATCAGCGACCATACCAACGGTCTTTCCGTATATTGGCTACCGATCAAACCGTGGGGAAAGACAAAATATGTCCTCTGGTTTGAACGCTGGGAACAGGAAGAGTGGACTGAACGGGATTTACAATTGCTCAGTCTCGTTGGTGTCAGCGCAAAGGCTGCTTTTGAAAGGCTGGAACCGGAAACATTGTGCCGTCGCATAAGAGGGAAGTTTTTCAGCTGGCGACGTTTTTTGGTTGCAACTGTTGTGTTGCTTGCAGTGCTGCTCTCATGGCGGGTTCCGCTTCGAGTAGTTGCCCCGTGTGAGATTATCCCAGAAGATCCTTTTATTGTTACCGCGCCTCTTTCCGGTGTTGTCTCCGAGGTTCTGGTTGAGTCCGGTGATCAGGTTAAAGCAGGCAGTTTACTTTTTGATTACGATCCCCGTGTGGTTATGCAAGAGTTGAAAATAGCTCAGCAGCAAGTAAAAACCCTGCAGCGAACTTTAATGAATACTGAACTTAAGGCTCTTGACAGCTCAAAAGCAAAGGCTGAGTTGTCAATTTTAGAGTGCCAACTAGAGCAGGAACGGATCAGACTAAAGGTATCAGAGTATAGAGCCTCTTTGTTGGATGTCCGGGCCGAGGTTAACGGTTCGATCATCGTGGATAACCCTGATGAATGGCGTGGCCGACCGGTTGAAGTTGGTCAGAAGGTGCTCATGGTGGTTGATCCGCAGAATATAAACTTGCGTATCTGGCTTCCGGAAGCGGATAACGTTAATTTCAGCAACAGCACTGAAGTTAAAGTACTTTTGAACGCATTTCCTGATGATTCATTGCATGCGCGGATTAAATACGTGGCCCAGAGTGTTTCCGTAAGCCCGGAAGGTGTTCCCTCGATAATGGCCGAAGGAGCCTTTGATGGCCAAGCCAATATCGGAGAAGGAAAGCTTAGGATGGGGTTGAAGGGATCTGCTGTGCTCTATGGCGAAAAGGTTTCTGTTGCCTACTGGTTGCTGCGTAAACCATGGGCATCAGCTCGAAGAATAATGGGAATTTAAAGGAGAATAGACATGGCTGATGAAAGTAACGATCTCAAAGTGGTTATCCCCAACGATCTTGATTACAAATTTCGCGATTTTTTCAATGTAAATGCTTCCGCCACGGAAGTGGTTATTGAAATGGGCAATGTACACCGTTCGGTAAAGAATGAAGCCGTGCTGCGTGATCGTGTGGTTTTTTCCGTTCCCGGGGCAATCCAACTCAAGGATGCCCTGAACTCAGCCCTTGCGGAAGTGGAACGCCAGATTCGGGAAGCAGCAGAGAACAACAAGGTTTAGCATTATGATGTCAGGGGATACTCCCCTTCCGATTCTACGTCCGGATCTCGATATTATTCCGGGCCCGAAAGCCCATGACGGTTCACCCACAACGGTTGTTTATGATCCTCTTGCAAGGTCATACAACCGTTTTTCGTGGTTTGAGTTTGCAGTAATCAGGTTGCTGGGGCAGCCGCGAACTCTGGATGAAGTGGTTGATTTACTGAAGCAGGAAACAACCATGGACCCTACAGCTGAAGAAATTCTGAGCGTCTGTCAGGAATTGGTCAGGGAAGGACTGACCATAAATACTCTCATCCAGCAACCCGATCAGCTTGAGAAAGAAGTGAAAGCCAGAACTCCGCACTGGTTCAAATGGCTCTTGCATCACTATCTGTATTTCCGCATCCCTCTTTTGCGGCCTGACTCATTTCTAAGAAAAACAATCAATTACGTGCGTCCGTTGGCCTCCAATGCGGCTTTTACCTTATATTTCATATGCGGAATTATGGGGCTGATTCTGGTAAGTATGCGACATGAACAATTCTTCCATACCTTCCAGTATTTTTTCAATTTCAAAGGATTGCTTTATTACGGCACGGCCATAACGTTCGTAAAAATCGTTCATGAATTTTCACATGCCTACACTGCCAAGGCGCACGGCTTAAGAGTCCCGGTCATGGGGGTGGCTTTCATTGTGCTCTGGCCAGTGGCTTATTGTGACGTAACCGATGCATGGCGTATTCCCAAACAGCGAAAGCGACTTCCGGTTGCCGCTGCCGGGATAATCGCAGAATTGGTTATAGCTGGTTTCTGCCTCGTAGGCTGGGCTTTCACTCAACCGGGATTGTTGAATAGTCTGTTTTTCGTAGTATCCACGGCATCGCTCATTTCCACGCTGTTGGTGAACCTGAACCCGGCTATGAGTTTTGACGGTTACTACATCTTCATGGATGTGTCCGGCATCGACAACCTGCGTTCAAGGGCTTTCAATTACCTAAGATATTTATTTAGAACTTTCTGCCTAGGGATGAGCCTTACCGCTCCAGAAAAGCCCATAGGTTGGCGCAAATTTCTTTATGTCACATATTCCATATACTCATGGGCTTATCGCTTTTTTCTGTATATTGGTATCGCCGTGTTGGTTTATTACAAATTTACCAAACTGCTGGGGATCTTTTTGTTTCTGGTAGAAGTGTGGTGGTTTATCGCTCTGCCCATCGTCAAGGAGATTACGTCCGTGATAAAAATGCGCAAAATGCTTACATTCAATGCCAGATTGGTGACCTCGTTGTTACTGCTCGTTTCGTTGGCGGCATGGCTTGTCTGGCCCCGTTCGCATACTTACTATTTCCCTGCTGTGGTTGAAGCACGAAATATGCAACAAATTTACGCTCCTTTTTCTGGGGTAGTAACTGAAATAAAGGGCAGCCGGGGGAAGAAAGTCAGAGCAGGTGATGAAATATTGAGCATAGCGTCTGTTCCCCTGCGGGCCGAGATAAGCGAGCTCTCTCTGCAAGAGAAGATTCTGGATAAAGAAGCACAACTTCTGTTCATCCAGCACAATTTTTCCGCTATTCCTGAGAAGGAGGAAGAAAAGCATCAAGTCGCTTCCAGATTGCAGGGAATAAAAAAGAGGCAGGAATTCTATAATATTTCCGCACAGGTTTCAGGGGTAATTACTGAATGGGATCGCAATCTGAAAGCAGGACAGCACGTTCGTCAGAATCAGGTTTTTGGCCGCATTGTTAATCCTGAAGATTTCTATTTCGCAGCTTATATTCCAGAAGACAAAGTAGACCTTTTATCTGAAGAAGGGACAGTTTTATTTTACCCGGAAACCGGAGCTGAAGCCGTTTCGGGCACCATTATTAAGATTGGAAAGAGCAAAACCGACTCGACACGTCATATCGCTCTAACTTCACTTGCTTCAGGAGATATTCCGGCAACCCGGGATAGCTATGGCAACATTTCCTTACTAGAAGCCCGGTACGTGGTTGAAATCAGTCCAGATAGCCCAATGGGATTACCGTTGGGAAAAAGTGGTAAAATGCGTATGCAGATGGTCCCTAGATCCTATCTGATTGATATGTGGCATAAGGTTTACCGGACTTTGGTGAGAGAGAGTAATTTTTAAAGGTAGTCGCAAAATTAGGTACTTATGATAAATAGCATAGCGTGTTTAATTTTATTTCAAATTAACAGGAACCCCCCTCAGAGTTTCCTGTTCTCCAGTCATAGCCTTGCCCTTGATATTCCCAGTGCCGAGGGCTTTTTTCTCGGCGTATGAGCCGTGTTTATCAATCATCACGTTTCCTGAATGATTTTGAATTTTTAATCACGGGTCATTTTTGCCATGTTTACTCCTCTGACTGGTTGGTTTTTATGTTGATTTCTTGTCCATGCCTACTGATTGCCGAACACCACCATTGGGCTGGCAGGGGCGGGAGGTAACCGCTTGATTCAGCAATTTTAAGGCAATCAAGTATAGTCTGCAAGCTCAGTGAAAATTTATGAAACTGGTCCTGAATTGCGAATACAAGTTCTGAATGATTGTCAATTGATGCTGTATTGTCTTTATTTTCAACTAGTTCAGCAGGGTTGTCGAATGGTTTAATAGTGTCTGGTGTTTTTGACGTGTGCAGTTGTTCTAGAAAATTTGAAAGTCGTTTTTTTGAACTATTTGGTAACTCGACATCGTTGAGAGCGTTTTCGATCTCTGTTTTAAGTCCGGCTATATTGTAGCCCTGATTCATGTAATGCATGAAGCTGAATGTGTTATTTCCTGAAATTAACCAACTCAGGTCTACATTAATTTCGGATGCCAGCATATATAGGGAGCTACAGCTGATGCTGTCCAGCATACCACTTTCATAACTAGTCAATGTATCTGTCCCTAATGAGGTCCGTCTTGAAAGTTCTGCGATACTGATTTTCTTCTCAGTCCTTGCCTGCTTCAGCCTTTGACCGATTTGTTTGGTAAGTTGCCTACGATATTCTTTGTGATACCTTGAAAGACGATCAATTAACTGCTGTGATGCTGTTCGTTTCATTTATATATTCTCGCTGTAACATTTAAGCGGCCCCCCTCAGACCCGCTTGTTAATTTACATTGCCATAGCCTTAGCTGTCTGTTGCTTCTTAGCAACTTTATTCTGTTGTTTAAAAAGTCTGGAAAGCTGCTTCTTCACCTCTCCAAGCCCACTGGATTGATGCAGGTCATTGAAGTCGCTGAGACCTTGTCCTCGTTCCGCTTCGGTAAACTTGGGAACAATGGTTGTTCCACCGACAGCTCTAGCTGCTTTTTCGGCTTTTTCGACACCTACATTGTTATTCAGGTGATGGTCGTTGTCGCCTGCGATCACAATCTGGCATTGCGGGTAGCTTTCTTTCAGGGCTTTAGCTACTGGCTCAAGATTTGAAGCATCAAAAGCCACAATTGTTGGCTCATTAGTGGCCATATGCACGCTTGCAGCAGTGGCGTATCCTTCAGCGATAATAATTTTTCCACTACCGTTGAATTTGCTGTCAGGATCAATTGCGTGGAACATACCTGCCTTAAGGCCTCCTTTCTCAAAGAGTTTGCCTTCCGGAGCTATGGTTTGAAGCGTGTGGATATGACCGCGTACGTCATGACCAGGTACAAGCAGATCCCCGCGCTCGTTGACCTTGACCCCGTAGGCCGGAACACCTTTTTTAGTGAGGTATTCCTGCTGCTGGGTGGCCCACTTGGCGTTGGTCCACTTGGCAAAAGAACGTTTTGAAGCCTTTTCGCGCTGCTCGGCGAGGGCTTTCTCTCGTTCGATCCTCTTCTGTGCAGCCTGTGCCTTGATTTGAGACTTTTCTTCAGCGGTAAGTTCAAGGCCATCAGCCTTCCAGTTCATTTTCAAGCCAGTCTTATGATTCTGGATGAATCCTGCAGGGCGGGCATCAAGGAATCCTTTGTATGCACCGTCTCTTGAATTGGGTTTGCCATCGATGACTGGCACGCGCTGTAGTGTTCCGTCCATGATTGGCTGCTGGCCCTGAAGATCAAGTCCGGCTTCCTGCAAGGCTTTGGCAAATTCCTGAACAGCATTTGTCTGCGGAGCATTGACCTTTTCCTTGGGAAGCCAATTGGCTAAGGTGTTGAGGTCTGTTCCGGTGGGAGCAAACCACAACTTCTCGGATTTATCCCAGCGTGCGCCGAGCTTCTTGGCCTGTCCTTTTTCCTGATAGGGAACATTGAGATAGGTCTTTTCTGTGGCAAGACGGGGTTCCTGAGGCTTTTCTTTTTGCTGCGCTGCGGCTTTGTTCTCCGGTAGCCATGCAGCGAATTTTTGAACGTCTTCTCCTTCAGGGGCGAACCACATTTTTTGAGTCTGGTCCCATTTGGCTCCGAGCTGCTTTGCTTGATTCTTCTCAGAGAAGGGTACTTTGAGCCATGTCTTGCCGTTCTCCGGAACTCCATATTTTGATTCGCGCTGTTCCAGCTTTGCCTTGTCCGGGGCAGAAACTGACATGCCTTGCTCCTTGGTTGCTTCCTTGCCGCGTTCTTTCTCAAATCCTAGAGTGTAATCCTTGATCTTTTCAGCACTCTGGCAGGCCCGGACGATCTCATAAGGATCTTCCTTCAGAACTTTGACCCAGCTTTTCACGTAACTGGCATGTTGTTCCGGATTATGGCTGATGCCGAGTTCTGAACTGGTCATCCAGCTTGCTATTTCCGCGCGCAGTTCTTCCTTGGCGTAGAACTCCGAGCCGAAAGGACCGAATTCACGGTCAAGCCGTGATTCATGGCCGGTCCAATGTCCCAGTTCGTGCAGGGCGGTGCTGTAGTATTTGTCGGGACTGTCAAAGGCCGCGTGCGGGGGAAGATGGATTTCATCAGAAGAAGGTCTGTAGAATGCCCGGTCGCGTTGATCATGGGTGATGCTTGCGCCGGAATTCTCCAGAATGGCTTCAGCTCGTTCATCCGGATTCCAAGATATCTCCCGGCCATCCCATTCAGGAATCCCGTCAATCTGGCTGGCGTGGAAGACATTGGAGAAACGCAGGATCGGCTTTTCAAGTTGGATTCGTTCAGCCTTTACGTTGCCATCTTCATCCCGTTCCGGCTTGCCGTCTTCGTCCTTCTCAACACTGACTTGAGACATCTGCCAAAAGACTATGGTCTGAGACTTTGAGCCCTTACGAACCTGCCAGCCTTTTGATTCAGCCTGTTTGTAGGACATGAATCTAGGATCATTCAGTCCGTCTGAACTGAGCATGACCTGGTTGATTCCACGATAGACTGCTCCGGAGACAGGGTTGAAAGCCGGCTGGAATTCACCAGCTTTCCATGGCCTTTGCCAGGGCGCGGTTCCTTTTTCCAGTTTATCGATGATTTCTTCGGCAAACCGCTGATAATATGGTGTCTTAGCTTTTGCCATTTTGTCATTCCTCCGTTTCAATTTCTTCAGGGTCGAAGGGATCAAAAGAAGCGTCTTCCGCTTCTTCAAGCGTGAGTGCATCTTCCTCGAAGGCTCCCATGTGGTCGGCCAGCTCCGGGTCAACCTCGATGGCTGCGCCGGGATTTTCAGTCATTTCCCGGTCGAGCTGGTCGGCCTGATCGTTCAAGTGTTTTTTGATTTCGTCGTTGTCGGGCATGTTTTCTCCTTGGGTTTGCGGGTTAGCTTTCAAGTTTAGGTTTTCCTTTCTCATCAAAGCAGCGGAATTTGCATTCAGGAAAACCGCTGCAACTCCACCAGAACAAGCCCTTGCGCTTGGCTGGCCTGCGGATCAGACCTTTGCCGCAATCCGGGCATTTATGTTCTTTGGATGCTGCAAGCTTCTTGGCAGGCTTGGCCTTGAGATCCGGCTTACCGGCTTTGTTGGGAAAGGTTGCGTTGCAATCGGGATATGCGGAGCAGCCCCAGAATTTACCTTTCGGTCCTTTGCGGGGCTTCAGGAATCCGGTTTTGCATTTGGGGCATTGAACGGCGCTGCTCTTGATATTTATGCCTTCACGTTTGACGCGCGCGATCTCCTGAGCAACGGAACCGTCCACCTCCTCGATGAGCTGGAGGTAATTCAGTTCGCCGGCTTCGATTTGCTTTTGCTTCTCGTGCCAGAGAGCGGTCATGTCCGGTTTTACTGCAAATTCCGGTAGGGCATCATGGAATTCCCGGCCCAGCTCGGTGCTGATGACCTTCTTGCTTTTTTCCGCCACAAAGCCGCGCCTGAAGAGCGTTTCAATGTGGGAGTCGCGTGTGGCCGGAGTCCCGATTCCGCCGGATTCGTCTTGCTTGTCGCTATCCTTGTCCATAAACAGCTTTTTGATTTCAGGGTCGGTCACATACTTTGCGACCGAGGTGAGATCCTTGAGCAGACTTTTCATGGTGTAGCGTGCCGGGGGCTTGGTGAAAGACTTCACTGATTCGGCGGATTCAACGGTGCCGGAATCATTCTGCTGGAGCTTGTGCAGCTCCGGCTGCTTCTCGGCTTTTTCGTAATCTTTGAGATATTGCTCATCCAGCAGCCGCCAGCCCGGTGAACTGTTCAGCCTGCCTTCAGCCTTGAATTTGTGGCCGGCTATTTTCAGTTCCACTTTTGTGGCCACAAATTCTGCCGGAAGATAAAACTGAGCAATATAGAGCTTCACGATCAGCGTATAAATGCGTCGTTCGTCTTCGTTCAGCTTGCCCAGCTCTGGCACATTCATGGTCGGAATTATGGCATGGTGCGCAGTGACTTTCTTGGAATTGAAAGCCTTAGACTTCAGGTTCGGAGCAGCGTATTCGGCCATGTCTCCAAAAGCCGGAGTCAGAGCCTGCAACAGCTCCGGTGCTTCTGCGTGCCGCTCGTCATTGAGGTAACGGCAATCGCTGCGGTTGTATGTGATCGCCTTGTGCTGGTCGCGCAGCCGCTGGGTAATCTCCAGCACCTTTTTCGGCTTGTAGTTCCAGAGTCCGGCAGCATCGGCCTGCAAAGCAAGCAGGTTGTAGGGCAGGGGAGGATCATTCTTGCGCTCGGAAGTCTGCACGGAAAGAACCGTGGCCGGCTGACCTTGGACTTCGTTGGCAATCTTTTTGCCAAATACCGCATCCGCGATCCTGCCTTTCTCATCCACCGGTGCATCATCGGCGGGAATATATTCGGCCTCAACCAACTGACTAGGCATATCAATCTGTGCTTTTACTGTATGATAAGCCTGTTTTTCATGTCCTTCATGGGCGCGGTCACGAGCCACCACCAAACCAAGGATGGGGGTCTGGACCCGGCCAACCGAGAGCACACCCTGATAGCCTTTTTTCTGGGCCAGCGTGGAATAGCAACGAGTCAGGTTGTAACCATACCGCTGATCACAAACAGCACGAGCCAGCGCGGACATGGACAGCCCATGGTATTTGCTGTTGTTCTCCATGTTCTTAAGGGCTTTGAGAATTGCGGAGCCGTTGTTGTCGTTGATCAGCAATCTTTTGGTCGGTTTTTCCAGTAGACCAGCAAACTCGATAACTTCATCGACCAGACGCTGACCTTCCGGGTCCGGGTCGCCGGCATTGACCAGCTCGTCGGCCTGATGAGCCAGCTCGATGATTTTTTTGAGATGGTCGACGTGCTTACTTTCCGGGGCATAGGTAACCGGCCACTTCATAGGCAGGGTATTCAGATCCCAGAGCTTGTAACGTTCGTCGTGTTCTTCCGGATCAGTCAGTCGCAGCACATGACCCCAGAGCCAGGTGATACGATCGCCGTTTACTTGAAAGGCTGCTCCGGTCGGCCTATCTGGGCCGCCCAGAGCTTGCGATATGGCTAAGGCCACATCTCGTTTTTCAGCGATGAATAGACGCATGATCTATCCTCCGAATTTAAAGGTTAAAACAGGTATGACCCTCCGCACCTGATCCATATTCACCAGCCCGAAGTAACGGCCATCAAAGCTGTTTTCGGTGTAGGTGGACAGGGCCAGACCTTTGGCAGAGGGGATAACAGTGGATTTCAGGAAAATTGGAAGTTGGCGGCCGTAGCGATCGCTGGATCTCGCTTGTGTGTGTGGAAGCAGCTTGGAATTAATGCAGACTCCTTCAGCGGATATCTTAATGGAATCTCCGGGAAGGCCGGCTAATTTCTTGAGCAGCGGTCTGTTACCGTTCAGGCCCAGATAGTGCCGCTCAAGGGAAATTTGGAAATAGGGATTTTCTTCAGCAAGACTGAAGGTGATCAGGTCGCCTCGCTCAGGCTTGCCGGGGACAATCTGGTAAATTCCATGGGGCATGGAATCGGTGAAGTTGAAGCGAAAGCCCAATTCATGCAGCAAGAAGACGATTCCCAGCGCATGGAGAAAGAACAGGATCAGCAGCATATTTTTCATGCTGCGTTCCTGTTGATATTCTTGGTCCAGTATGATTTACGCCATGAACGTTTTGTTGCCTCGGTACTGATGGGCATGGAGCAGAGAGCATCAATTTCTTGCAGCTCTTCAGGAGTTAGTTCAGCCAACCATGCTTCAAACTTCTCATCACGGGCTGCCTGTTCAGCTTCTTTTGATTTCTTTTTGTCCAGTTCTTGCAGTTCGCGAATGACAGCTTTTTCTCTCTTGGCATTAGCAAGGGCCTGCTCGTTAGGAGTCAGGAAGCCTACAGGCCTGCGCCATGTGCCTTTGCTTTTCAACGTGGCGAATAGGTAATTGCAGGGGCCTTTGCGCGCTTCCGGGAAAGTGTCGTGTTCCAGTTCCCATTCAGCGGCATGTAGTGAGTTCTCGATATCGAGGATTGTTTCATCGAAGGAAAGTCGGTGCTGAGCTATCTGGCGGATCTGATCCGGACCAAACCGTTCCTCATGGAGTCGGGGCCAAAGGATTTGAAATTCGTCTGTGCTGATTGAAAGCAGTCTGCGCGCCCAACGTTCTTCTTCACTCTCTTCAGAACCAGATAGATTTTTTATCTGTCTATCTAATAGTACCGGGTTTTGATACTGATCAGCATTGGTATCAGGCTGCGGAACTGAATTGCCTTCAGCCCTTGACTGGCAAGGGATAATGCCTTGTTTAGTAGCTAAAATACCATTGGTAACAGGATACCGATCATGTTTGGTATCAAGATTGGTATCATTGCGGTCATGATACCGGTCATGTTCGGTAACACCGTGTTGATACCGATCAGCATTGGTAACATCCTGAACCGGAAAGGCTTGCAATAGTTCCTTCATGCGTCCCATGGGGCCGCTGTTCAGCTTTAGGATGATACCAAAGCGGGGACCGCGTTCGTGTGTCCTTTTGGTGTATATCTCGGCTTCGTGTCCCTGTTTGATGACCCGCCTAGCTGTTACTTCGCTGCAAGCTGCATCTCTGGCAATAGATTGAATTACAAGGGATATCTCATCCTGTTCAGTCTGTTCTGAAAGGGCAGAGATGATACCGAACACTCGCTTGCCCTGATCGGATAAGCGGGAAAAGAGTATGTCTATATTGTCGGCAAGGTTCAGTGATTGGGCTGGCTCGGCATTTTGAACAAGCCTGTTACCAAAGTTGATTTGATACCGGTCAGCATTGGTAACATCCTGCGCTTGATACCGGTCATGATCGGTATCAAGCAGCAATCCGTATTCCTGCTTGTAGAGACTCAGGAAGAACTCGCAGCGTTCTTTATACAAGGTAATGATGCTGCCATGCCTGCGTCCGGATTCGTGATTTTCACGAAGGAAGAGTCCCGCTTTTTCTCCTTTGGGAAGAGTGCGCAGGACGCTCAATTTGCTGCATTTAACACCGTGTTGCAGACTTGAAACCACAAAAGGAAACGGCTCATCCATAGTCGGCCCGGACTGGATAAGGGCGGCAAGAATTCTTTTGCCGGTCACGGAAAGACGGTTGTAGAATCCGGCAATATCACGGCGCATGAGCTTCCTCAGATGATCGGTATCAGCTTGATTCTGATACTGATCACTGTAGTTACTAGAGCCTTGAGGTTCGTATTCTCGTGCCGTTGCATTCATGGACTGATTCCTTAGAAGTCAGGTCAGTTGAAATTAAATCGCCTGCGTTGATTCCTTCAGGCATTACGCAAAGGTCGTCACAGCCAGGGCAGCGCACTTGCTTGCCCATTTTCATGGCCCGGTGTTGACCAGGCTCTTTGCATTCTCCGAAGAGAGGTTTCAGGAACGGAATTCGTCCCTGATCCACTTTCATCAAGGCGCGTCCAGAAACTTGTTCCGGAGGCAAAAACATGTATGGAACACGGCCATCGCCATGACAGACCGGGCAGCTGGGACGACCTGTCTTTCTGGTTCCATTGGCGGCCATCCAAGCAGAGCAGGCCGGACAGGTCCGGCAGGCCTCACGCGGGAAACGCACAGGGAGCAGTGTTTCAATTTCAGTATTCTTCATCTTCATAAACAGTGCCCTCTTCGAGCTCTTCCATCTCAGCATCCAAATCTATTGCCGGCTCGTTAGGAGCTGGCGTTTCTTCGATCTGCTCATTAAGTTTGTCGGATTTATCAGGGGCCGGAATCTTCGACCTTTCAAGGAATTTCGGATCAAGGAAGAAGAGGATCTGCTTGCCGTATATAGGAGCAAAACCGGCGGGAAAGATAAGCATATCGCCTGATTTGGTTATCATTCCGTTATGATCCTTTTCCGCACCGGGAAGTCGCATGCATTCGTCAGGAGTGAGCAGGGCGCGTTTAGCTTCGGAAACGCTTACATTGGCTCTGCTTAATCGTCCGGCTCTTGTGCCGGAAATTGAGGTCTTTCTTTGTACGACTGTTGCTTCACCGGTCATCTTGGAAAGGACTTGTGCTGTTTCAATTTTGTTAGGAGCGTAAGCCATGCGTAGATGGCAGTTACTCATGATGGATTCTTCCTTTCCATAGGCGGACTGGAGTTGAGTTAGATCCTGCACGATAATGTAGGCCTTGATCCCGTAACCGGCCATGAAAGCCAGGGCTCGTTCAAAGATTTCCATTTTGCCCAGGGA contains the following coding sequences:
- a CDS encoding efflux RND transporter periplasmic adaptor subunit, encoding MKKLLPAIVLLALQVLIVPCALAYNSTLPTFPDFSEQGTDNEPDLHKTMQGTFKVVFSPRKEVILSAEVDSTVSLVAKEFGQSFKKGQVLIKLNPEMFVWRQDKAKALHKKAAETFKVIENLYKDKSRSIIDLEEARADLTISKANMRIASKEVGFCTIKAPYSGRVERLLVDEREWVEAGTPLIKIVSDSVLLARTLVPWNELKSFPIGKQVDIELTSGETVKGKVSHVGAVMDSASQTFEVKIEVPNSKRKLKCGMTGHIPTPIAKVAER
- a CDS encoding HlyD family efflux transporter periplasmic adaptor subunit, whose translation is MSNEQHPAMILHQLSTELLAAENLKQLYFRLLNRSISLCPYKRAVLFKVDGKRANFLAVSGKSGVDAYSEMVEKWESLASSLSGKDKPQLLNEGVFSDQEAQNWKFISDHTNGLSVYWLPIKPWGKTKYVLWFERWEQEEWTERDLQLLSLVGVSAKAAFERLEPETLCRRIRGKFFSWRRFLVATVVLLAVLLSWRVPLRVVAPCEIIPEDPFIVTAPLSGVVSEVLVESGDQVKAGSLLFDYDPRVVMQELKIAQQQVKTLQRTLMNTELKALDSSKAKAELSILECQLEQERIRLKVSEYRASLLDVRAEVNGSIIVDNPDEWRGRPVEVGQKVLMVVDPQNINLRIWLPEADNVNFSNSTEVKVLLNAFPDDSLHARIKYVAQSVSVSPEGVPSIMAEGAFDGQANIGEGKLRMGLKGSAVLYGEKVSVAYWLLRKPWASARRIMGI
- a CDS encoding HlyD family efflux transporter periplasmic adaptor subunit; amino-acid sequence: MMSGDTPLPILRPDLDIIPGPKAHDGSPTTVVYDPLARSYNRFSWFEFAVIRLLGQPRTLDEVVDLLKQETTMDPTAEEILSVCQELVREGLTINTLIQQPDQLEKEVKARTPHWFKWLLHHYLYFRIPLLRPDSFLRKTINYVRPLASNAAFTLYFICGIMGLILVSMRHEQFFHTFQYFFNFKGLLYYGTAITFVKIVHEFSHAYTAKAHGLRVPVMGVAFIVLWPVAYCDVTDAWRIPKQRKRLPVAAAGIIAELVIAGFCLVGWAFTQPGLLNSLFFVVSTASLISTLLVNLNPAMSFDGYYIFMDVSGIDNLRSRAFNYLRYLFRTFCLGMSLTAPEKPIGWRKFLYVTYSIYSWAYRFFLYIGIAVLVYYKFTKLLGIFLFLVEVWWFIALPIVKEITSVIKMRKMLTFNARLVTSLLLLVSLAAWLVWPRSHTYYFPAVVEARNMQQIYAPFSGVVTEIKGSRGKKVRAGDEILSIASVPLRAEISELSLQEKILDKEAQLLFIQHNFSAIPEKEEEKHQVASRLQGIKKRQEFYNISAQVSGVITEWDRNLKAGQHVRQNQVFGRIVNPEDFYFAAYIPEDKVDLLSEEGTVLFYPETGAEAVSGTIIKIGKSKTDSTRHIALTSLASGDIPATRDSYGNISLLEARYVVEISPDSPMGLPLGKSGKMRMQMVPRSYLIDMWHKVYRTLVRESNF
- a CDS encoding helix-turn-helix domain-containing protein, encoding MKRTASQQLIDRLSRYHKEYRRQLTKQIGQRLKQARTEKKISIAELSRRTSLGTDTLTSYESGMLDSISCSSLYMLASEINVDLSWLISGNNTFSFMHYMNQGYNIAGLKTEIENALNDVELPNSSKKRLSNFLEQLHTSKTPDTIKPFDNPAELVENKDNTASIDNHSELVFAIQDQFHKFSLSLQTILDCLKIAESSGYLPPLPAQWWCSAISRHGQEINIKTNQSEE
- a CDS encoding zincin-like metallopeptidase domain-containing protein — protein: MAKAKTPYYQRFAEEIIDKLEKGTAPWQRPWKAGEFQPAFNPVSGAVYRGINQVMLSSDGLNDPRFMSYKQAESKGWQVRKGSKSQTIVFWQMSQVSVEKDEDGKPERDEDGNVKAERIQLEKPILRFSNVFHASQIDGIPEWDGREISWNPDERAEAILENSGASITHDQRDRAFYRPSSDEIHLPPHAAFDSPDKYYSTALHELGHWTGHESRLDREFGPFGSEFYAKEELRAEIASWMTSSELGISHNPEQHASYVKSWVKVLKEDPYEIVRACQSAEKIKDYTLGFEKERGKEATKEQGMSVSAPDKAKLEQRESKYGVPENGKTWLKVPFSEKNQAKQLGAKWDQTQKMWFAPEGEDVQKFAAWLPENKAAAQQKEKPQEPRLATEKTYLNVPYQEKGQAKKLGARWDKSEKLWFAPTGTDLNTLANWLPKEKVNAPQTNAVQEFAKALQEAGLDLQGQQPIMDGTLQRVPVIDGKPNSRDGAYKGFLDARPAGFIQNHKTGLKMNWKADGLELTAEEKSQIKAQAAQKRIEREKALAEQREKASKRSFAKWTNAKWATQQQEYLTKKGVPAYGVKVNERGDLLVPGHDVRGHIHTLQTIAPEGKLFEKGGLKAGMFHAIDPDSKFNGSGKIIIAEGYATAASVHMATNEPTIVAFDASNLEPVAKALKESYPQCQIVIAGDNDHHLNNNVGVEKAEKAARAVGGTTIVPKFTEAERGQGLSDFNDLHQSSGLGEVKKQLSRLFKQQNKVAKKQQTAKAMAM